The DNA sequence TTGGGCCGATGAAGCATGATCGCGTTCACCGTTAGGGCGATAACGTGTAGTTTCAGGAAGGTACGAAGGAATAGGGTGAATCGTCATACGAGAATCGAAGAAATTTATGTGCAGGCTTTTGGTGATTTGATCGTTTTATGATAGATCGTTACTAAAaggataatataataataaaggataaaataataaatataattaataataataaaataaagtacaAAAATTGATCACAACAACGATAACAAAACGAGCCACAGAAAGTTACATACTCTTTTTCCATTAACCAAGGAATTCACAAAGTTTCCGAATTTGATCGAAATTGTAGTTCGCTGTTGTTGTAGAAATCGTACCAACGAACGATCCAATCATGGATTACAATATAATAATCGATTAATCGCACTATCAAATTTCTAGAATCTACATTTTACGCCGTTCCGTTTACAGAATCCAATCGCCGATATCCGCAGTAATTAATCCGAAAGCGCGATGTGTACCGTGTCCAACGACAACACAAAGCATCCCATGTATCTTCCGCTGTATATTTCATCAGCGCTTAATAATTCTATTATCGTTAATATGCCAACGGCATAACCTCCATATCTCTATCGATAATCCATACATAATCGATCGATCATAGCCAGAAACAATTTCCAACAAGTAATTTCTCTGCTTCCAGATTGTAGAGCGACGTACAAGATGAAATTATCCTGGATCTTTCAGCAGCTGCTGATTCTGACCTCGATATTTCCTTCGAGCATGGAAGTCTCGTCGAAATTACGGGACAGAAAGAAGACCATCAGAGAGATGAAAGAAGTGAACATCTGCACGATCAAAGGAGTACAAGCTCCTATGTACTGTTACTGCGATAACAATGCCATTAGAAACGCCACGGAAGCCACTTGCGTCGTGTTGAGCCAGTTCATGGTTAACGATTCTATGTGGAATTATTTCGTCTCGCAGATCTTCTTACAGAAGCTAAAGATCGTGATTCGAGCGCTAAACGGATTGGAATACATACCGGTTCAACTGCTGAGACAGCTGAAAAACTTGCAGAAGATCACGCTCCAAGATGCCAGCATCGACGAGCTGAAGGAATCCACGTTCTCGAACTTTCCTACGATCACAGAAATCGATTTGAGCACGAATTCCATTTCGACGCTAAAGCCGCACGCGTTTGAGAACATGAAGAATCTACTGGTGATCTCCTTGAACTCGAACCGGATCACCGAGATCAATAGGTAGGATCGCTCTTTATTTTGTTAAGCTCTGTTTTAAATTCCTTCGCACATTTATATTTGACATGTTTCGAGTAGAAATTTTTTAGAATCGCAGTCAttgagaaataattttaatagttttatatttgaGAAAATATCTTTGATAAATGATCGAAGTTATCGTTGGCTACCGTGGAATAATGTTAGTAATTCGAGATTACCTTTTTTATTTCAGAAAACACCCACAATTATACTACTTTATCttataattcatatttttacaaatacaaCTAAAATAGTAGACACCAAATAGGCATTTGTTTCGCTTACAAAATATTACAAGagatactttggatattttatacatttttgcatattagcTGCGTTATTCTctgcatttttatatttaaatcccCTTTGAAtcttccataaatgcataagaATTCAGAGTCTACCGATAACCTATAGTACTCAAATAGTACTTAATgagaaataatttcaataattcaGGCTAGACGATTATCAAAGTTCACATTAGCAAAAATATTTGTGATAAATAATAGATGTTACTATAATTGAAATAACTTTAACAATTCGAGGTTACCCCGCTGTTAGTTAAACAGTTACCTGAATTGGTTAAACAAGAATCGCTGGTTGCACAATTTACCACACATAAACGTCGTTCGATGATGTTCGAATATCCCCTTTCCTCACCCTTTGTAATTCCGGCTGATTCGTTCAATTACGCACTATTACGGAGTCTGAGCTCGAGTAAAGTGAAAATGTCTTCCTCGAAGGGAGCGTTTTACGAGCCGACTGCATAAATTGCCGTGGAATTTCGCGATGCGCCGAGAATTCGCGTTTCGGAGAATCAGAGGACTCCTCTAGCAAATCGAATCGACTCCTCGAGTTAGAATATCTCGAAATACGCGGAGTACGCGATGTGTTCGTTTCGTTAATCGTCGATTAGGCGATTACTGACTACATATAATGTgtgattaaatatatattaatattcaggaaaatttaagaataatttgATCAGATATTCATTGGTAGAGTTATGAAACTTTATTTTCGAGAGATTCGTTAGATTGTTCGTTACTGGACCGATCGAAATACTCCACAAGTCTGATCTTAGTTCTTGCCCTAAGGAATATTCTGTTCATCAATTTCTAACGTAATTTTCACCGTTACTTACGTCTTTTATATATGCGATAATTTATTCGTCCTATCTTTCGTACAAAGTCTTtgctttattttcttaaatatttttatagcgTATTCATAATCTAATTATAATCTAATATTTTCTTCCTATCAAAATATAATGTTTTTCTTTATAAAGATGGAGCAAAACGATATATGTAACATCTGTAATTGTTTGTTTTTCCCGTGGTAATTGATGGGGTAAAAATGAATAACCGAGCAAAGTAGTTGATTGTCGCAAACGGATAGAAGCTTGTGGTAGCTTGTTAGATTAAATTATTATCTTGTTCATCCCTTGGGGGCTGTATGGTAAAGTGTTAAAGAATGATGGAAGCGACGAAGAATTATGAAGTATTTAATTCCGCAACGATACGTTAAAAGTGACAAAGAACGAGTCATTAAGTATGTATTtcgtctttttttattttttgttcgtTTAATTCATAGATaaattttatacgatatattttataacatagAACACGTAATCCAACGTTAGAGATATTTTCAGTGTCCATTAATTAAGTACATTAAGTTATGAAAGATAATATAACAGATATTAGCATAGATATTGGCAGGTAATATATTCTTTGATAAATTTGGACAAATTATACTAGGTATTATTTGAAATgatataaattcataaaataaaatacacgtgATTAGTTAATGAACAAAGCTtcaaatagaatatttattagAAGATAGGAACACAATGTCTGACTAAACCTCGACCTGTTTCACTTACACGCTTCGGTCCTCTTCACTGCAGTTTCTCTTGTATGTATGTAAGCACAAGTTAAAAATTGTACTCGCGATACTCATAGctttcgattaaaattaaagtTGTTAAACTTAATGACAAGTTAATAACAGAGATTAAGTCGAGCAATGTGTACTACGCGAATTGATCAATTACATTTACACGACAAAGTGAACAGAGTTTATAAAGTGCACCTGGCAATTAAGAGTTAATCGATAAAACATAGTTAACCGGTTAACCGGTTAACACAGTTCCATTCGTGTGTACCGACCACATTAACGTGATCAGAGCAAACTTATCGAAGTCGTTAATAAACAATTGAATCAAACAATCCAAGTTTAGCTTGCCGATGAAATTAATGGAACGCAAATATGACTGATGTGAAAGCAAAACAAAATTCTGTTTGTACGTACAGGGTAATACGCTAGAAACAGATTCTACTCAAATCTACCTACCTAACTTTATTGTCAACTTAATCGAATCTTTCGAGCATATTTTGCgatataataaattacaataattacGAGTTCAATTAATTAAATCGCTATATATGAACAACCAACGACAACTTACGCGATACATTGCGTGCGTGTACAGAACGTATTGTAATTGGAAAAAGTATGctttttaattacattttagataattatttaaataaatgaaattgtaatatttGGAAAACCAACGACGATTTTCCATTTATCGATAAAGTTTACGCATATACACGCTGTAATTAAACAAGCGTAGTCTTAATTCGATGATCAAAGTCCATATATTGCCATACTTGTCGTAATTTCAAGATTCTGATTAAACGAATGAGAAATCTAGAAAGCGAACAACGTTGCCAGCATTCGTAACGGTATATGCATTATGATTTCCTATCTGGCGTGCGAAACACGACTTGGGGTGCATACCGAACGCATTATCAGGCGTCGAAAGTTGCAACTGGCGGCTCGTTATCGACGAAAAGTCTGAGGGTGTCGCGCGCGTGATCGCGCGAGTACTTGCAATCTCTGCATCGCGCCGCGCCCTGTAACATCATAAATAATCGTTGACGCTCGATATGAATGCAGTCACGCGATAGAAACGCGGACAATAAGGCGGGGAATCTCGATCGCTCGACTTTCGTCTAAACGCGGTCGCTTAGGGTAAACGCGGATAGACGACAAAAGATTGCTCGATGGGGGAGTATCCTGCCTCTGTGTAGATTTCTCGAGAATATTCTGAAAGGTTGAAAGGTACCGAAGCGGAGAATATGCGGGTTTAATTGATCGAAGGGTTGGATTAATCGTTGGAAGTGTTTCGAGAGTGTTTTAGAAGTACTTAGGTTGATTGATTTTTTATCTCGCGGCGAGTGACGTGTTTTAAATTGATTTCAGATTACTTTTTAGCCTTCTTAAGATTGGCCCGAGATAAACTAGGGGTTAGACATCACCGTgtgattatatttttatatacaaagGGGAGGAACGAATTTATGTAAATCTATTTGAATTTTATAGGCTAGTAAAGAGCGTAGAAGTAAATAATCTGTACGTTTTAAATTTTCTCAGGATCGATGTGAGGTAAGATAGGAATCGGAAATTACGATgtgattatatttttattttcgaagGAACGACTGAAAAATTTCTACGATTTTGCTGTATATTTATCGAACGAATTTTGTAGAATGGAGACGTTTGACCCGTATCGAGTTGGTTCTATACGTAATAGTTTACGAGATGCTTAATAATGAGGATCGCGTTTTATGTGCCGATACACGAAGCATTCGTGACTTTACTGCTGCTTCAAGGAAAGATATGGACCGAATAGCTGTAGTAATAGATTTATATTCCTGTAGGAGCATTACGTATATTCTTTCTTTACGTTCAATATCACTCCTGttaaatatacaatttatatatttcgataaaaagCATAGTACTTCTTATTGACAAATATTTTAGAAATCGCGACGCGTCCGTACAAAATTTCAACGTGATTCACTTCTTTTATCTATCTATGAAACTTCGTAAGAacatacttcataacgtaaaaataattcatataccttatttaTGAGCAAATACAATTACTATTTTAAAGTCGTTGTTTCAAAAAATAGATTATTCTTCCGCGTAATATTCTTTCTGAAACTTATAAGCTTTGAAAAATGCTTTCTGCTTTATTCTGTCCAGTATCTGGAACAGTATTCGCTATTGTATCTCTTCTACCACTTGCCCTACTATTTTACAGAATTCTTTCTCCTGTTATTTCCCTCGACACTTCTATCACATCGATTTTCCGAATTGCCCTATacctgaaaataaaaaatattaaacattaaaatataaacatatCAAATTCCATTTTTTACTCCACATAACACTACGTATCCACTGCGTTTAATCCAATGCGAATCACGCATCATCTTTCTCCAAAAGTTCCAAGTTCCTCGCAACAAACCACTCGGAATCATTCGAACCGAGCCACAGCAGCAACTCCAAAGCATAAGCATCAAAAGTCAGCAACCTCGTCCTTCTTGAAACAAAACAACTGCTCCTTAAGGAGTGCATCCCTATCAACGTCGAAGCTCCGACATCGATTCGATACACCAAGTATGTCGTTCGTGTTGCGCGGCGCCATTAACACGGTTATAAAGCATTCTCCTGGTGCAACTTCTTCCCGGAACCTCCGTCTCTTCCATCATTCTCGCAGCTCGTCTTGTCATCTTCGTTTAACCCTAGCGATACGATGGCTGCTTCATTCCAGATCCAGTCAAAATGTTGAAATCACCCTTTCGGGTAACTTGCATACAAAAACGAATTGATTATTTGGGACTTTTCGAATTGATTATTTTAGGAAGTTGTTAATTCTGCTCGTTCAATTTCCAGAGATACGTTCATCAATCTACCATCGCTGAAGGTACTCTCCCTGAACGAGAACAACATCAGCACGTTGCACGACAAGGCGTTCAAGCATCTGACTACTTTAGAAGAACTGCAGCTAGTCGACAATCAGATCAAAGTCATCACCGCGGACACTTTCCACGGTTTGAAAAGTCTGCTGAAGCTGGACATGCGTAAAAATTTGATTGCCATGATTGGCGATGGAACTTTCATTGAGCTGGTCTCGTTAATAGAGCTGGACCTCAACCAAAACGAGATTGAGTTTATTTCGGAGAAGGCATTGTATGGAATGATGAATTTGCAGAAGTTGAATCTCAGTAATAACAAGTTGCTCATCCTGGATCCGAATTTCCTGGTCGGTGTAACGGGAATTTACATGCTGGACTTGAGAGATAATTCGCTGAACAACTTGAACTTCGAAAGTTTCAAACCAATTGTGAAAAATTTGAACGATACTAAGGGTCAACTTTATCTGAATGGTGAGTAACGGTTTCGTTCTATATTTTGTAGATAGTTATCCGATTTTGAAGTTCCTGTTAATTCGTTGACTAAATATAAAGAATAATAGGAAGTGTGTTAAAAATTGCGCACATCGTTTTAATAAACTGTAAGTTTAGAATCATTTGCCGGACATTTACGAGCTGAAGCAATAATCCTATAAAGCGTGTCAATTGCATACTCAATTAGAAAAGCGAAATTGCGAAAGCGAAAGCGAAAAGCGAAAGTATAAAAATTCTGGGCTGGAATAATCCAGGATAGAAATT is a window from the Bombus affinis isolate iyBomAffi1 chromosome 9, iyBomAffi1.2, whole genome shotgun sequence genome containing:
- the LOC126920132 gene encoding connectin-like, which encodes MKLSWIFQQLLILTSIFPSSMEVSSKLRDRKKTIREMKEVNICTIKGVQAPMYCYCDNNAIRNATEATCVVLSQFMVNDSMWNYFVSQIFLQKLKIVIRALNGLEYIPVQLLRQLKNLQKITLQDASIDELKESTFSNFPTITEIDLSTNSISTLKPHAFENMKNLLVISLNSNRITEINRDTFINLPSLKVLSLNENNISTLHDKAFKHLTTLEELQLVDNQIKVITADTFHGLKSLLKLDMRKNLIAMIGDGTFIELVSLIELDLNQNEIEFISEKALYGMMNLQKLNLSNNKLLILDPNFLVGVTGIYMLDLRDNSLNNLNFESFKPIVKNLNDTKGQLYLNGE